The Vespula pensylvanica isolate Volc-1 chromosome 5, ASM1446617v1, whole genome shotgun sequence genome includes a window with the following:
- the LOC122629576 gene encoding uncharacterized protein LOC122629576 codes for MIFVRNVLLLIFVRYCVCFYYEPGGISDSLLSGSSLEKGKLERVNFNKERYGNRDRSLYDKDLSTNHQRKENAARYNEQDNAREGFDKDRHSSGHTEISNESDNSYHRHGTGYYKKGYHNTGFSNNYRKDESGNKTSFYEDSDDEKGHRAFDKNGGSYGNNLQDSFRDGAHDASFRERNKAEHGNYDNGQRYVDSRARYDQFQNNQQYDDGRKYLHDDVGRHYDRNRDHFRDYGYHYYPYVYDDGYVSSHSYQNYHVDAKPRHYSEDPYLIEYLRNHRYIPNYRNRRTYYPDDVYYDNGYRNRYYNINYKNNRFGNRYLPYDGRY; via the exons ATGATATTCGTACGGAATGTTCTGTTGTTAATCTTCGTTCGGTATTGCGTTTGCTTTTATTATGAGCCAGGTGGTATAAGTGATTCATTATTATCTGGTTCTAGTTTAGAAAAGGGCAAATTGGAGCgcgttaattttaataaagagcGATATGGTAATCGGGATAGATCTTTATACGATAAAGACTTGTCGACGAATCACCAACGAAAAGAGAACGCGGCTCGTTATAATGAGCAGGATAATGCACGAGAAGGATTTGACAAGGATCGACATTCTTCGGGTCATACTGAAATTTCGAACGAGTCCGACAATTCTTATCATAGACACGGTACTGGCTATTACAAAAAGGGCTATCATAATACTGGTTTCAGTAATAATTATCGTAAGGACGAGTCCGGTAATAAGACGAGTTTTTACGAGGATAGCGACGACGAGAAAGGACATAGGGCTTTTGACAAAAACGGTGGTTCCTATGGGAACAATTTGCAGGATAGTTTCAGGGATGGAGCACATGATGCTTCTTTTAGGGAAAGAAACAAAGCAGAACATGGCAATTATGATAATGGTCAGAG ATATGTTGATTCCCGTGCACGTTATGatcaatttcaaaataatcagCAATACGACGATGGACGGAAATATCTGCACGATGACGTAGGAAGACATTATGATAGAAATCGTGATCATTTTCGAGATTACGGTTATCACTATTATCCATACGTGTACGATGATGGATATGTGTCTTCACATTCTTATCAGAATTATCACGTTGATGCAAAGCCTAGGCACTACTCCGAGGATCCATATCTTATCGAATACTTAAGAAATCATCG TTACATTCCAAATTATCGTAATCGAAGAACCTATTATCCAGATGATGTGTATTACGATAATGGCTATCGCAATcgttattacaatattaattacaaaaataatagatttggGAATAGATACTTGCCTTACGATGgtcgttattaa
- the LOC122629574 gene encoding ubinuclein-1 isoform X2 codes for MSEVKRVPLQTLEFPESLGHAAKKEKKGEKGKQLAPSFRFTLTLPESNEKACPEFNYAQLLKAAEKKRRKEQKRGDENATNGLDPFDEDDEDKLKDMARRFEAKYGTATLGKKRHKYDDYVDLGAGYDENDSFIDNTDAYDEIVPEEMTTAHGGFYINCGALEFKAAERHSLVHNNNNNKSNNDEDESSDSSEEETEDVDSPKRADKRNLSSSEDDEVEDMSDQPRKKQKVDENGDKKSNHENVIKKKKKKPQNHQSQDQRSNCQQDAERRKEKGETTDAEGGTASEDQEEKKKPEKDLQKNRTTTEKKFDIKKFEKKSSTSSNGCDAKKIDLKKLSGKDSNIDDAIESVVNAARVEDESSRDTTDSGKSRGALGTESECDDIDKEEAPLPDGLPEDIKEIVNKLKVHAENSKEGKSKFFNPSVNAALFSLEKKLRTLNSASARPQTYGHLARFLPCSKITLLNRAKKLYLQDAEYRVKEPMQRLKAIIDNIMPSVMDAYIKESQKVADEKGFEGSPAAAESSDEEEGSCKSADKSKIPKKRFPWTDETKKLVYEIANARRQYFKILRPRKESMESFVATFMDTKVLPLWPPGYVRLQTLLKYSNPVEPTIKRKAKKLKDVVSANNLSSSANTICNSTGRLDATSSNNAPTQEQEKAPTSVAKILNVSENSINVTNVGALKSNDNNAEKKQQSSKQKEKNKDNGNASQQYEASSNIISNSTVGKISVVPTAQLMAQKPVKSHMEKFNLMDLANSSLSITPVNDYHKIPGKTNEVKKDVVSITAYPEPSNILSNTNEVSQSGHGSAHRQETSYPTTQHSNYSLTTSQTSPHSKPVSLKHRILQDNTEIKNDKRLEDKDLELTNKTEKRDKRRERCMENKHKSHDTKKRRKDQKMMEPQQIGPIHSEIVSLPQQTSLSKEEQEQRQIEETVAATNFLSQIINDDASTRAITDKRKDSGHVIDESIGSMVPTEQEKDVQMVMRSLKELQELQEMNCSPSHSPVNACGIQKPNKSSVQYVTYQEEYQRLYLKKEDKLRPKEEAQW; via the exons AAAAAGCgcagaaaagaacaaaaaagaggaGATGAGAATGCGACGAATGGGCTGGATCCCTTCGACGAGGATGACGAAGATAAACTTAAAGATATGGCGAGGAGATTCGAAgctaaatat GGTACGGCTACTTTGGggaaaaaaagacataaataTGATGATTATGTGGATTTGGGCGCGGGATACGATGAGAACGATTCCTTCATTGACAATACGGATGCT TACGATGAGATTGTGCCAGAAGAGATGACCACAGCTCATGGGGGTTTCTACATAAATTGTGGAGCCCTTGAATTTAAAGCTGCTGAAAGGCATTCCTTAGTtcacaataacaacaataataaaagtaacaatGATGAAGATGAAAGTAGCGATAGCagcgaagaagaaacagaagacgTGGATAGTCCAAAGAGGGcagataaaagaaatcttaGTTCGTCGGAAGATGATGAAGTGGAAGACATGTCAGATCAACCGagaaaa AAGCAGAAAGTCGATGAAAATGGAGATAAAAAATCCAACCACGAAAATgtaattaagaagaagaaaaagaagccgCAAAATCATCAGTCACAAGATCAACGTTCGAATTGTCAACAGGATGCGGAAAggcggaaagaaaaaggagaaacaacAGATGCTGAGGGTGGTACAG CGTCGGAAGatcaagaggaaaagaaaaagcctGAAAAAGACTTGCAAAAGAATAGAACTACgactgaaaaaaaatttgatattaaaaaatttgagaaGAAATCATCCACCAGTAGTAATGGCTGTGATgcaaagaaaatagatttaaaGAAACTTTCTGGTAAAGACAGTAATATCGACGATGCTATAGAAAGCGTTGTTAATGCAGCTAGAGTCGAAGACGAGTCGAGCCGAGACACTACAGATTCTGGAAAATCTCGAGGTGCTCTTGGTACAGAATCGGAATGCGATGATATCGACAAAGAAGAAGCACCATTACCGGATGGCCTTCCCgaagatatcaaagaaattgtTAACAAATTGAAGGTACACGCAGAAAATAGTAAAGAGGGTAAAAGCAAATTTTTCAATCCATCGGTCAACGCTGCTTTATTTAG tttagagaaaaaattaaggaCATTGAATTCTGCGAGTGCAAGACCTCAGACGTATGGACATCTCGCACGATTTCTACCTTGTAGTAAAATAACTCTTCTTAATAGAGCTAAGAAACTCTATTTACAAGACGCTGAATATAGGGTTAAGGAACCAATGCAaag GTTAAAAGCtatcattgataatataatgCCATCGGTTATGGATGCATACATCAAGGAAAGTCAGAAGGTTGCGGATGAAAA GGGATTTGAAGGTTCGCCTGCTGCTGCTGAAAGTTCTGATGAAGAGGAGGGTTCATGTAAAAGCGCAGACAAATCTAAAATTCCAAAAAAACGGTTTCCTTGGACGGATGAGACGAA GAAATTAGTATATGAAATTGCGAATGCGAGAAGACAATACTTTAAAATTTTAAGACCTAGAAAAGAAAGTATGGAATCCTTTGTAGCAACATTTATGGATACAAAAGTGTTACCATTATGGCCACCTGGATACGTACGCTTACAAACTTTGTTGAAGTATTCAAATCCTGTCGAACCTAC AATTAAGAGGAAAGCGAAAAAGTTGAAAGATGTTGTCAGTGCaaataatctttcttcttccgcaAATACAATTTGCAATTCTACTGGGAGGCTTGATGCGACAAGCAGTAATAATGCTCCAACTCAAGAACAGGAGAAAGCTCCTACGAGTGTCGCTAAGATTCTGAACGTTTCTGAAAATTCCATAAATGTCACAAATGTGGGGGCATTAAAgtcaaatgataataatgctGAAAAGAAGCAACAAAGTTctaagcaaaaagaaaagaacaaagacaATGGTAATGCAAGTCAGCAGTATGAAGCTTCATCGAATATCATTTCCAATTCTACCGTCGGAAAAATATCTGTTGTACCAACGGCACAATTAATGGCACAAAAACCGGTAAAAAGTCACATGGAAAAGTTTAATCTCATGGATTTAGCGAATAGTTCTCTTTCCATTACGCCTGTCAATGACTATCATAAAATACCTGGGAAGACGAACGAAGTTAAAAAGGATGTAGTCTCTATTACGGCCTATCCAGAACCTTCCAATATATTGTCTAATACCAACGAAGTCTCACAAAGTGGTCACGGATCTGCACACAGACAAGAGACTTCGTATCCAACTACACAACATTCAAATTACTCATTAACAACAAGTCAAACTTCGCCACACTCGAAACCCGTTTCTTTAAAGCATAGAATACTACAAGATAACACGGAGAttaaaaatgacaaaagaTTAGAAGATAAAGATCTAGAACTGACGAATAaaacagagaagagagataagagaCGTGAAAGGTGTATGGAAAATAAGCACAAGTCACACGACAcgaagaaacggagaaaagaTCAGAAAATGATGGAACCACAACAAATAGGACCTATACATTCGGAAATAGTCTCGCTTCCACAGCAAACTTCTCTTTCGAAGGAAGAACAGGAACAAAGACAAATCGAGGAAACCGTTGCCGCCACGAACTTCTTAAGTCAAATAATCAACGATGATGCTTCTACGAGGGCGATtacagataaaagaaaagatagcgGACATGTTATAGATGAGTCCATAGGAAGTATGGTACCAACGGAGCAGGAAAAGGACGTTCAAATGGTAATGAGGTCGTTAAAAGAATTACAAGAATTGCAAGAAATGAATTGTTCGCCTAGCCATTCGCCGGTTAACGCGTGTGGCATTCAGAAACCCAACAAGTCAAGTGTACAGTATGTCACTTACCAAGAAGAGTATCAACGGTTGTACcttaaaaaggaagataaattgCGACCGAAGGAAGAAGCACAGTGGTAA
- the LOC122629574 gene encoding ubinuclein-1 isoform X1, translating to MSEVKRVPLQTLEFPESLGHAAKKEKKGEKGKQLAPSFRFTLTLPESNEKACPEFNYAQLLKAAEKKRRKEQKRGDENATNGLDPFDEDDEDKLKDMARRFEAKYGTATLGKKRHKYDDYVDLGAGYDENDSFIDNTDAYDEIVPEEMTTAHGGFYINCGALEFKAAERHSLVHNNNNNKSNNDEDESSDSSEEETEDVDSPKRADKRNLSSSEDDEVEDMSDQPRKKQKVDENGDKKSNHENVIKKKKKKPQNHQSQDQRSNCQQDAERRKEKGETTDAEGGTASEDQEEKKKPEKDLQKNRTTTEKKFDIKKFEKKSSTSSNGCDAKKIDLKKLSGKDSNIDDAIESVVNAARVEDESSRDTTDSGKSRGALGTESECDDIDKEEAPLPDGLPEDIKEIVNKLKVHAENSKEGKSKFFNPSVNAALFSLEKKLRTLNSASARPQTYGHLARFLPCSKITLLNRAKKLYLQDAEYRVKEPMQRLKAIIDNIMPSVMDAYIKESQKVADENPQLYWEIYRYCWGFEGSPAAAESSDEEEGSCKSADKSKIPKKRFPWTDETKKLVYEIANARRQYFKILRPRKESMESFVATFMDTKVLPLWPPGYVRLQTLLKYSNPVEPTIKRKAKKLKDVVSANNLSSSANTICNSTGRLDATSSNNAPTQEQEKAPTSVAKILNVSENSINVTNVGALKSNDNNAEKKQQSSKQKEKNKDNGNASQQYEASSNIISNSTVGKISVVPTAQLMAQKPVKSHMEKFNLMDLANSSLSITPVNDYHKIPGKTNEVKKDVVSITAYPEPSNILSNTNEVSQSGHGSAHRQETSYPTTQHSNYSLTTSQTSPHSKPVSLKHRILQDNTEIKNDKRLEDKDLELTNKTEKRDKRRERCMENKHKSHDTKKRRKDQKMMEPQQIGPIHSEIVSLPQQTSLSKEEQEQRQIEETVAATNFLSQIINDDASTRAITDKRKDSGHVIDESIGSMVPTEQEKDVQMVMRSLKELQELQEMNCSPSHSPVNACGIQKPNKSSVQYVTYQEEYQRLYLKKEDKLRPKEEAQW from the exons AAAAAGCgcagaaaagaacaaaaaagaggaGATGAGAATGCGACGAATGGGCTGGATCCCTTCGACGAGGATGACGAAGATAAACTTAAAGATATGGCGAGGAGATTCGAAgctaaatat GGTACGGCTACTTTGGggaaaaaaagacataaataTGATGATTATGTGGATTTGGGCGCGGGATACGATGAGAACGATTCCTTCATTGACAATACGGATGCT TACGATGAGATTGTGCCAGAAGAGATGACCACAGCTCATGGGGGTTTCTACATAAATTGTGGAGCCCTTGAATTTAAAGCTGCTGAAAGGCATTCCTTAGTtcacaataacaacaataataaaagtaacaatGATGAAGATGAAAGTAGCGATAGCagcgaagaagaaacagaagacgTGGATAGTCCAAAGAGGGcagataaaagaaatcttaGTTCGTCGGAAGATGATGAAGTGGAAGACATGTCAGATCAACCGagaaaa AAGCAGAAAGTCGATGAAAATGGAGATAAAAAATCCAACCACGAAAATgtaattaagaagaagaaaaagaagccgCAAAATCATCAGTCACAAGATCAACGTTCGAATTGTCAACAGGATGCGGAAAggcggaaagaaaaaggagaaacaacAGATGCTGAGGGTGGTACAG CGTCGGAAGatcaagaggaaaagaaaaagcctGAAAAAGACTTGCAAAAGAATAGAACTACgactgaaaaaaaatttgatattaaaaaatttgagaaGAAATCATCCACCAGTAGTAATGGCTGTGATgcaaagaaaatagatttaaaGAAACTTTCTGGTAAAGACAGTAATATCGACGATGCTATAGAAAGCGTTGTTAATGCAGCTAGAGTCGAAGACGAGTCGAGCCGAGACACTACAGATTCTGGAAAATCTCGAGGTGCTCTTGGTACAGAATCGGAATGCGATGATATCGACAAAGAAGAAGCACCATTACCGGATGGCCTTCCCgaagatatcaaagaaattgtTAACAAATTGAAGGTACACGCAGAAAATAGTAAAGAGGGTAAAAGCAAATTTTTCAATCCATCGGTCAACGCTGCTTTATTTAG tttagagaaaaaattaaggaCATTGAATTCTGCGAGTGCAAGACCTCAGACGTATGGACATCTCGCACGATTTCTACCTTGTAGTAAAATAACTCTTCTTAATAGAGCTAAGAAACTCTATTTACAAGACGCTGAATATAGGGTTAAGGAACCAATGCAaag GTTAAAAGCtatcattgataatataatgCCATCGGTTATGGATGCATACATCAAGGAAAGTCAGAAGGTTGCGGATGAAAA tCCTCAATTATACTGGGAGATATATCGGTACTGTTG GGGATTTGAAGGTTCGCCTGCTGCTGCTGAAAGTTCTGATGAAGAGGAGGGTTCATGTAAAAGCGCAGACAAATCTAAAATTCCAAAAAAACGGTTTCCTTGGACGGATGAGACGAA GAAATTAGTATATGAAATTGCGAATGCGAGAAGACAATACTTTAAAATTTTAAGACCTAGAAAAGAAAGTATGGAATCCTTTGTAGCAACATTTATGGATACAAAAGTGTTACCATTATGGCCACCTGGATACGTACGCTTACAAACTTTGTTGAAGTATTCAAATCCTGTCGAACCTAC AATTAAGAGGAAAGCGAAAAAGTTGAAAGATGTTGTCAGTGCaaataatctttcttcttccgcaAATACAATTTGCAATTCTACTGGGAGGCTTGATGCGACAAGCAGTAATAATGCTCCAACTCAAGAACAGGAGAAAGCTCCTACGAGTGTCGCTAAGATTCTGAACGTTTCTGAAAATTCCATAAATGTCACAAATGTGGGGGCATTAAAgtcaaatgataataatgctGAAAAGAAGCAACAAAGTTctaagcaaaaagaaaagaacaaagacaATGGTAATGCAAGTCAGCAGTATGAAGCTTCATCGAATATCATTTCCAATTCTACCGTCGGAAAAATATCTGTTGTACCAACGGCACAATTAATGGCACAAAAACCGGTAAAAAGTCACATGGAAAAGTTTAATCTCATGGATTTAGCGAATAGTTCTCTTTCCATTACGCCTGTCAATGACTATCATAAAATACCTGGGAAGACGAACGAAGTTAAAAAGGATGTAGTCTCTATTACGGCCTATCCAGAACCTTCCAATATATTGTCTAATACCAACGAAGTCTCACAAAGTGGTCACGGATCTGCACACAGACAAGAGACTTCGTATCCAACTACACAACATTCAAATTACTCATTAACAACAAGTCAAACTTCGCCACACTCGAAACCCGTTTCTTTAAAGCATAGAATACTACAAGATAACACGGAGAttaaaaatgacaaaagaTTAGAAGATAAAGATCTAGAACTGACGAATAaaacagagaagagagataagagaCGTGAAAGGTGTATGGAAAATAAGCACAAGTCACACGACAcgaagaaacggagaaaagaTCAGAAAATGATGGAACCACAACAAATAGGACCTATACATTCGGAAATAGTCTCGCTTCCACAGCAAACTTCTCTTTCGAAGGAAGAACAGGAACAAAGACAAATCGAGGAAACCGTTGCCGCCACGAACTTCTTAAGTCAAATAATCAACGATGATGCTTCTACGAGGGCGATtacagataaaagaaaagatagcgGACATGTTATAGATGAGTCCATAGGAAGTATGGTACCAACGGAGCAGGAAAAGGACGTTCAAATGGTAATGAGGTCGTTAAAAGAATTACAAGAATTGCAAGAAATGAATTGTTCGCCTAGCCATTCGCCGGTTAACGCGTGTGGCATTCAGAAACCCAACAAGTCAAGTGTACAGTATGTCACTTACCAAGAAGAGTATCAACGGTTGTACcttaaaaaggaagataaattgCGACCGAAGGAAGAAGCACAGTGGTAA